In Erigeron canadensis isolate Cc75 chromosome 7, C_canadensis_v1, whole genome shotgun sequence, one DNA window encodes the following:
- the LOC122609089 gene encoding cytochrome P450 78A7 codes for MAITISSFPYEDTITWLALTYFSILETYNLNITYVLLYAVIAFTTFGVLTWTLSSHGGPAWKNGRNHMGHISIPSPLGLPVFGSLPSLVHELPHRTLAKMAHTSQAATQLMAISLGSTPTVVASDPQTAREILTSQHFSNRPVKQSARLLMFNRAIGFAPNGAYWRHLRKISSSHLFAPRHIFAHEQARTLECTIMLNDIRIEQSMNGFVVLRKHLQAASLNNIMEIVFGKTYNKEADSHELKELQEMVREGFQLLGAFNWSDHLPWLDYFYDPFRIKERCMALVPRVKKFVQGIIDEHKLKGSQNLHDTSDFVDVLLSLDGEEKPSEDDMVAILWEMVFRGTDTIALLTEWVMSELVLNQDIQSKLRFELDNVMGNKNLDDAKITKLPYLQAVIKETLRLHPPGPLLSWARLSTSDVYLTNGMVIPANTTAMVNMWAITHNPDIWENPFVFEPERFLPSAGGFNVDVRGSDLRLAPFGAGRRACPGMNLGMVTVSQWVAKLVHNFEWVQDMAHPVDLREVLKLSCEMKEPLCAKVIPRNEA; via the exons ATGGCAATAACCATAAGCTCCTTTCCATATGAAGATACGATTACTTGGTTGGCTCTTACTTACTTTAGTATTCTTGAAACTTATAACTTGAATATCACTTATGTATTGTTATATGCTGTAATAGCATTTACTACTTTTGGGGTTTTAACATGGACTTTATCATCTCATGGGGGTCCAGCATGGAAAAATGGCCGCAACCATATGGGCCATATTTCCATTCCGAGCCCATTAGGACTTCCCGTCTTTGGGAGCTTACCAAGTTTGGTTCATGAACTACCTCATCGAACTCTTGCAAAGATGGCTCATACTAGCCAAGCAGCCACACAACTCATGGCTATTAGCTTAGGGTCGACCCCAACCGTGGTGGCCTCAGACCCACAAACTGCTCGTGAAATCTTGACTTCCCAGCACTTCAGTAACCGTCCGGTCAAGCAGTCGGCTAGGTTACTCATGTTTAACCGAGCCATTGGATTTGCACCTAATGGAGCCTATTGGAGGCATTTGAGAAAAATTTCGTCGTCTCATCTCTTTGCTCCTAGGCACATTTTTGCACATGAACAAGCACGCACGCTTGAATGCACCATTATGTTAAATGACATTCGTATCGAACAATCCATGAATGGCTTCGTAGTACTAAGAAAGCACTTGCAAGCGGCTTCTCTAAACAATATAATGGAAATTGTTTTTGGAAAAACCTATAACAAAGAAGCAGATTCTCATGAATTAAAGGAACTTCAAGAAATGGTTAGAGAAGGCTTTCAATTATTAGGGGCATTCAACTGGTCCGATCATTTACCATGGTTGGACTATTTTTATGACCCTTTTCGTATCAAGGAACGATGTATGGCTCTTGTCCCTCGAGTCAAAAAGTTTGTCCAAGGGATTATCGACGAACATAAGCTCAAAGGCAGTCAAAATCTCCATGACACATCCGACTTTGTTGATGTTTTACTCTCTTTAGATGGAGAAGAGAAGCCTAGTGAGGATGATATGGTGGCCATCCTATGG GAGATGGTATTTCGAGGCACCGATACGATTGCTCTATTAACCGAATGGGTCATGTCTGAATTGGTACTAAATCAAGATATTCAATCGAAGCTCCGTTTCGAACTTGACAATGTTATGGGCAACAAAAACCTTGATGATGCTAAAATAACAAAACTTCCTTATCTTCAAGCTGTTATTAAAGAAACCCTTCGACTTCACCCACCCGGGCCTCTACTATCATGGGCGCGTCTATCTACATCCGATGTCTATCTCACAAACGGCATGGTCATCCCGGCCAACACTACTGCCATGGTAAACATGTGGGCAATTACACATAATCCCGACATATGGGAAaacccttttgtttttgagccAGAGAGGTTCTTACCGTCGGCCGGTGGTTTTAATGTGGATGTAAGGGGTAGTGACCTTCGGCTTGCTCCATTTGGGGCAGGCCGTAGGGCTTGCCCTGGTATGAACCTTGGCATGGTTACAGTTAGCCAGTGGGTGGCTAAGTTGGTTCATAATTTTGAATGGGTTCAAGACATGGCTCATCCTGTTGACCTAAGAGAGGTGCTCAAGCTTTCTTGTGAAATGAAGGAACCGCTTTGCGCAAAAGTTATTCCAAGGAATGAAGCTTAA